One window of the Rhipicephalus microplus isolate Deutch F79 chromosome 2, USDA_Rmic, whole genome shotgun sequence genome contains the following:
- the LOC119160080 gene encoding uncharacterized protein LOC119160080: MAAAARCCTVDGVVAFIGVVSAVIHVLEFFAFWYLLAAFFILTGDSHRPDDHFWGLLYPALLVLHSVLQAALSLLLAAGALKRRKAYILPWIVTSIVECALLFKCSIFLGLQSVPASAWITATTVAFSSVQLFYVSCVVLYFRRLKKMEREIQPPEVYKCF, encoded by the exons ATGGCAGCCGCGGCGCGCTGCTGCACCGTGGACGGTGTGGTTGCCTTCATCGGCGTCGTGAGCGCG GTGATACACGTGCTCGAGTTCTTCGCCTTCTGGTACCTGCTGGCAGCCTTCTTCATCCTCACCGGAGACTCGCACCGACCCGACGACCACTTCT GGGGCCTCCTCTACCCGGCGCTGCTGGTGCTGCACTCGGTGCTCCAGGCGGCGCTCTCTCTGCTGCTTGCCGCAGGCGCCCTGAAAAGGCGCAAGGCGTACATTCTGCCCTGGATCGTCACCAGCATCGTCGAGTGCGCGCTGCTCTTCAAGTGCAGCATCTTCCTCGGCCTGCAGTCG GTGCCGGCCAGTGCCTGGATCACCGCCACGACGGTGGCCTTCTCCAGCGTACAG CTCTTCTACGTGTCGTGCGTCGTGCTCTACTTCCGGAGGCTGAAGAAGATGGAACGCGAGATCCAGCCACCCGAGGTCTACAAGTGTTTCTAA